Proteins from a genomic interval of Cryptococcus neoformans var. grubii H99 chromosome 8, complete sequence:
- a CDS encoding phosphatidylserine decarboxylase gives MFLPQYRRVLTRSVNVPYRHPARAPICAGFRCETVAAARLFIRSNSTKPSKFEPSDFKPEPRNTGSTKNAENRESSKGKPLNEKVAQAWSTPTKWYPIPIALGALVLLAVQYRKQTRGEIEVETQGPEGAVIRKSGNRVDGPWQVRVMGALPLRSLSQLWGYLNGLVLPVWFRPFGFKLYAKIFGCNLDEVPKDLTEYESLGDFFYRELKDGARPIAEAPMVSPADGRVLHFGEIAGERVEQVKGITYSLEALLGSQSDLHGQPIDIPLSNSEAEVVDDEHFAKINDIPYSLTALLGQGRSGKGAQADYSEAQPVGKIEDASHPPESQEVGHDASVAASLGTSALGPKTDGSTKLPSLSEHSKLFFLVIYLAPGDYHRFHSPTTWVVERRRHFTGDLFSVSPYIANRMKDLFVLNERVALLGRWKYGFYSMIPVGATNVGSIKVNFDEALRTNTRVLTHPPKTYAEATYNSASILKGQPLLAGDEMGGFRLGSTIVLVFEAPEKWKFHLKAGERVKVGQPLGAFEE, from the exons ATGTTTCTCCCACAGTACAGGCGGGTCCTGACGCGATCCGTCAACGTCCCTTATCGGCATCCGGCGCGTGCTCCTATTTGTGCTGGTTTTCGCTGCGAGACCGTCGCTGCAGCTCGACTCTTCATAAGATCCAACAGTACAAAACCCTCAAAGTTTGAACCATCAGACTTCAAGCCGGAACCCAGAAATACAGGATCAACGAAAAATGCGGAGAATCGCGAGAGCTCAAAAGGCAAACCCCTGAACG AAAAGGTGGCTCAAGCCTGGTCTACGCCCACCAAATGGTATCCGATTCCCATTGCTCTTGGTGCGCTTGTATTACTAGCAGTTCAGTATCGCAAGCAAACTCGTGGTGAAATTGAAGTAGAAACGCAGGGGCCAGAAGGAGCTGTCATCAGGAAGTCTGGGAACCGAGTGGATGGACCATGGCAG GTACGAGTGATGGGTGCTCTCCCACTGCGGTCGCTCTCACAATTGTGGGGTTATCTCAACGGCCTTGTTCTCCCCGTTTGGTTCCGTCCGTTCGGCTTCAAGCTATATGCCAAGATCTTTGGTTGTAACCTTGATGAAGTGCCCAAAGATCTTACAGAGTATGAGAGCTTGGGAGATTTCTTCTATCGAGAGCTCAAGGATGGTGCGAGGCCTATAGCTGAAGCTCCCATG GTGTCACCGGCTGATGGTCGAGTCCTTCATTTTGGAGAGATTGCCGGCGAGCGTGTTGAACAGGTCAAGGGCATCACCTACTCTCTTGAGGCCCTTCTTGGCTCTCAATCCGACCTCCATGGCCAACCAATCGACATTCCACTCAGTAACTCTGAAGCTGAAGTTGTAGACGATGAGCACTTTGCTAAAATCAATGATATTCCCTACTCTCTCACCGCCCTTCTTGGCCAAGGTCGCAGCGGGAAAGGAGCTCAAGCTGATTACTCCGAGGCCCAGCCCGTAGGCAAAATTGAAGATGCCAGCCATCCACCAGAAAGTCAAGAAGTAGGGCATGACGCGTCAGTTGCTGCATCCCTGGGTACCAGTGCTCTTGGCCCCAAGACAGATGGTTCTACCAAGCTTCCTAGTCTATCCGAACATAgcaagctcttcttccttgtcaTTTATCTCGCCCCTGGCGACTATCACCGATTCCATTCCCCAACAACCTGGGTTGTTGAGCGTCGCCGACACTTTACCGGCGATCTTTTCTCTGTCTCACCGTATATCGCCAATAGAATGAAGGACTTGTTTGTGCTAAACGAACGTGTCGCTCTGCTTGGCCGTTGGAAGTATGGCTTCTATTCAATGATTCCTGTGGGTGCCACCAATGTTGGTTCAATTAAAGTCAATTTCGATGAGGCCCTGCGTACAAACACACGTGTCCTCACTCATCCCCCCAAAACCTACGCGGAGGCTACATACAATTCAGCATCCATATTGAAGGGGCAGCCTCTTTTGGCAGGTGATGAAATGGGCGGCTTTAGGCTGGGCAGTACAATTGTTCTTGTGTTCGAGGCACCTGAGAAGTGGAAATTCCACCTGAAGGCTGGCGAGAGGGTCAAAGTTGGGCAACCTTTAGGGGCGTTCGAGGAATAG
- a CDS encoding cytoplasmic protein codes for MMEMPGANYEPVEDGHLGVLDKRYRFSPRVPEDEKRMPDDKPNFCQQVELTLYICCQQSLPPLIFVSLLLLSSFPQLHPTHSPSFPALAPPFSNSTPHQTQRASSKMRVARSTNLLPVTTFLISSVFLSIVLPTLTAASPSPAVDKRLESLLARHDGEDDDMDMDVDEMNSSTEDTPAVDDAMASAGISSAITSSSEASTANSSASSHEHSHESHGAEQAPDPHSHGAHNAALEMLNDTEIHRWHHFPPTYLDADFRLDADSAIFGEEFDESWDLEDVESHKGLAFVHAFLMGLAYFGVLPIALALRAADHPAHYLASIASLAIAVLGWLAGAAYSAATPNYYEGAIYPKFVNILLLTSICFTVFDSLELIKRGIAFYRRHDRTWKGFYSDVLRSPGSITDEKWSAARYEMVGLTDIDSDEEIGRDRDRDGHVMFAIGDDEDNEHRVAEPEHMDGTGGLHHSHESQGFDEHEIARSLLKGSKPRRPSIVIRQFSSPSRTSTGSEGTLQDTPHSSSSSSHGFLHKASQLGAYDAHSSHREDSHDAMRARSDEQNNRIWRSAKAKGPLRVLEVVLTWVRRTQIIFAYVTMLAGIVTYTGMCRAGLINSCAAHYIKGSIFFWYGVLTFARYLGAYADLGWAWNRRPSRNSVSAEMVECAVIFTYGITNTWMERFGAAPGSPYTVKQVQHISIAVMFWFAGLSGMLLESRWVRRVLAAVMSTGRSSTKEPATYAFSFNPLPALTIGVTGLAMAAHHQTYVFQVQIHSLWGILLAGGSLFRCFTYIFLYASPPVHSALPSRPPTEILTSFGWAAGGIVFMLSNEEICWSAMRAGWDDMMAFLNFTVALTCFVFCWAVVIMAIKGWATMRIRREEERQEGVSV; via the exons ATGATGGAAATGCCTGGAGCTAATTACGAGCCGGTGGAGGACGGCCACCTGGGAGTTCTCGACAAGCGATATCGATTTTCCCCGAGAGTGCCCGAGGACGAGAAACGTATGCCCGACGACAAGCCAAACTTCTGTCAGCAAGTAGAATTGACTCTTTATATTTGCTGTCAACAATCACTCCCGCCCCTTATTTTCGTCTCTTTACTTCtactttcttcttttccccaaCTTCACCCCACCCATTCACCGTCTTTTCCTGCACTCGCGCCTCCATTTTCAAACTCCACCCCACACCAAACACAGCGCGCGTCATCGAAAATGAGAGTGGCGAGGTCCACAAATTTGTTGCCCGTCACCACTTTTCTCATATCCTCGgttttcctttccatcgTTCTTCCTACTCTTACTGCCGCTTCTCCCTCGCCCGCTGTGGACAAGAGATTGGAGTCTTTGTTAGCAAGGCacgatggagaggatgatgatatggatatggatgtggatgaaaTGAATTCTTCCACGGAGGATACACCAGCTGTCGACGACGCTATGGCCTCTGCCGGCATCAGTTCGGCcatcacttcttcctctgaagCATCCACCGCTAATTCCTCTGCATCTTCGCATGAGCACTCTCACGAGTCTCATGGAGCGGAGCAAGCACCTGATCCCCATTCCCATGGCGCCCACAACGCTGCGCTCGAAATGCTCAATGATACCGAAATTCACCGATGGCATCACTTTCCGCCAACATACCTCGACGCAGACTTCCGACTTGATGCTGATTCAGCTATCTTTGGTGAGGAGTTCGATGAGTCCTGGGATCTTGAGGACGTTGAGAGCCATAAGGGCCTCGCATTTGTTCATGCGTTTTTGATGGGCTTGGCATATTTTGGGGTGCTGCCCATAG CACTTGCTCTTCGAGCAGCCGACCACCCTGCTCATTACCTCGCCAGCATCGCCTCTCTTGCCATCGCTGTCCTTGGTTGGCTAGCTGGTGCGGCGTACAGTGCTGCCACCCCCAATTA CTACGAAGGCGCTATCTACCCGAAATTTGTcaacatccttcttttgaCTTCCATCTGTTTCACTGTTTTCGACTCTCTCGAGCTCATCAAGAGGGGTATTGCATTCTACAGGCGTCATGATCGAACTTGGAAAGGTTTCTACAGTGATGTCCTCCGCTCTCCTGGATCCATCACCGATGAGAAGTGGTCTGCCGCTAGATATGAGATGGTTGGACTAACCGATATCgatagtgatgaggagATAGGACGTGACAGGGATCGAGACGGTCATGTCATGTTTGCGATCggcgacgatgaggacAACGAGCATCGCGTTGCCGAGCCGGAGCACATGGATGGTACAGGCGGACTTCACCACTCTCATGAATCTCAGGGCTTTGATGAGCACGAAATTGCTCGCAGTCTTTTGAAGGGCAGTAAACCGCGCCGTCCTTCAATCGTCATCCGTCAATTCAGCTCCCCATCTCGCACTTCTACTGGCTCCGAGGGTACTCTTCAGGATACTCCTCATagttcatcttcctcttctcatgGTTTCCTCCACAAAGCTTCTCAGCTTGGTGCCTACGACGCTCATTCGTCTCACCGCGAAGATAGCCATGATGCCATGCGAGCCCGCAGTGATGAGCAAAATAACAGGATTTGGAGAAGTGCTAAGGCCAAGGGGCCTTTGAGGGTTTTGGAGGTTGTTTTGACGTGGGTTAGGAGGACTCAAATCATTTTTGCATACGTCACTATGCTTGCCGGAATTGTCACGTACACC GGTATGTGCCGAGCAGGTCTTATCAATAGTTGTGCAGCCCATTATATTAAAGGaagcatcttcttctggtaTGGTGTTCTCACTTTTGCTCGATACCTCGGTGCCTACGCGGATTTGGGCTGGGCTTGGAACCGCCGCCCCTCTCGGAACAGCGTCTCTGCTGAGATGGTCGAGTGTGCTGTCATTTTCACTTACGGTATCACCAACACGTGGATGGAAAGGTTTGGTGCTGCCCCTGGATCCCCATACACCGTCAAGCAAGTCCAACACATTTCTATTGCGGTCATGTTTTGGTTCGCTGGCCTTTCTGGGATGCTGCTCGAATCCCGATGGGTCAGAAGAGTCCTTGCCGCAGTAATGTCCACTGGAAGGAGCTCTACTAAAGAGCCTGCCACCTACGCCTTTAGCTTTAACCCTCTTCCTGCACTTACCATTGGTGTG ACTGGTCTTGCCATGGccgctcatcatcagacATATGTTTTCCAGGTGCAGATTCACTCTTTGTGGGGTATCCTTCTTGCTGGTGGCTCCCTTTTCAGGTGTTTCACCTACATATTCCTCTATGCCTCTCCTCCTGTTCACTCTGCTTTACCCTCTAGGCCACCTACAGAAATTCTCACGTCCTTCGGCTGGGCTGCCGGTGGTATTGTTTTCATGCTCTCTAATGAGGAGATTTGTTGGTCCGCCATGCGTGCTGGCTGGGACGACATGATGGCTTTCCTGAATTTTACCGTCGCACTCACATGTTTCGTATTCTGTTGGGCTGTTGTCATTATGGCAATCAAAGGTTGGGCGACGATGAGAataagaagggaagaagaaaggcaagaaggtGTATCTGTTTAA
- a CDS encoding ribose-phosphate pyrophosphokinase — MASAAYSTIKLFSGSSHPELAALIAKRLRIPLARANISQPPSGETKVTIVESVRDCDVYILNTGAGAVNTHLMELCIMIHACKIASARRITAIIPHFPYARQDKKDKSRAPITAKLVANMLREAGCDHVITMDLHASQIQGFFDVPVDKHCCLYAEPSMIQYMRNNIDVHDCVIVSPDAGGAKRATSIADRLNVEFALFHKERKKANEVSRMVLVGSVTGKIAILVDDMADTCGTLGLAARNLLEAGATKVYAFATHGILSGNALKVISESGMEKLVITNTIPQSENSEKCEKIEVIDVSRVLAEVIRRSHFGESVSYLFHEVPYSNGVGA, encoded by the exons ATGGCATCTGCTGCGTATTCCACTATCAAGCTCTTCTCTG GTTCCTCTCACCCTGAGCTTGCTGCTCTCATCGCCAAGCG ACTGAGAATACCTCTTGCGCGAGCCAACATCAGCCAACCACCTTCGGGTGAGACCAAGGTCACTATAGTGGAGAGTGTGCGAGATTGCGATGTATACATTTTGAACACT GGTGCGGGGGCTGTGAACACCCACTTGATGGAACTTTGTATCATGATTCATGCTTGCAAG ATTGCCTCTGCCAGAAGAATCACAGCCATCATTCCTCATTTCCCTTATGCGCGACAAGATAAGAAGGACAAATCCCGAGCTCCAATCACCGCTAAGCTTGTCGCCAACATGTTGAGGGAAGCAGGTTGCGACCATGTTATT ACTATGGACTTGCACGCGTCTCAGATCCAAGGATTTTTTGATGTCCCTGTTGACAA GCATTGTTGC CTCTATGCCGAACCCTCGATGATTCAATATATGCGGAATAACATTGATGTTCATGACTGTGTCATCGTCTCCCCGGATGCCGGTGGTGCCAAGCG AGCCACTTCTATTGCCGATCGATTAAACGTCGAGTTTGCGCTTTTCCACAAGGAACGTAAAAAGGCCAATGAAGTCTCCCGTATGGTCTTGGTCGGTTCCGTCACTGGCAAGATTGCCATCCTGGTCGATGACATGGCCGATACCTGTGGCACTCTTGGTCTCGCTGCTCGGAACCTTTTGGAAGCTGGGGCCACCAAGGTTTATGCCTTTGCTACACACGGTATTCTTAGCGGCAATGCGTTGAAGGTGATCAGCGAGAGTGGAATGGAAAAGTTGGTCATTACCAACACCATCCCTCAATCGGAAAACAGTGAGAAGTGCGAGAAGATCGAGGTGATTGATGTGAGCCGAGTATTGGCTGAGGTGATCAGGAGAAGTCATTTTGGAGAGTCCGTG TCTTACCTTTTCCACGAAGTGCCTTATTCCAATGGGGTAGGTGCATAA
- a CDS encoding RecQ-mediated genome instability protein 1 → MTTNLQPIVAFLKRTYPLPCLDPRWVRECVDALIKAGREPSIENVHTEFLYSDLSMCTRESPTFPEGGLHDIIIFPRPTLLQIHAITEVGHSAYQIQTVMEQRSEVLSGRTRIRGLDDDEENEVEEGKVPPYPRGMLRLELGDGRRIVRAMEYKRINDFVLGQTSLGSKVVVQNVKVLRGILLLTPENCRFLPDSCVEELEDLQRDQFVSDLQRRLGKLDPDEEGNGLVNPPPVIPPPVRGPGVRTSKRARNAPRQPTRASAAQPIQATPQSPVPLDRHVSKRSVPSNAVADPSNSNKGQHAAVVEDDDLDGFDDFDESFLRQVDEAESRAYAIQANLVSRPAPVEVRLYESDDDDFMILDESTIRQLDYVEAQAKQRQTSSAITETKSVSTRKRRSMANEVDDLEDDEFELNESFIRQVDEAEALALASSSSTKKTARQGAASSSTTRSATTSAVTNAIKNRAVQSNKDVVWKQTFSTDISSDVEVDSQKENRVPEIIEISD, encoded by the exons ATGACGACCAATTTACAGCCCATCGTCGCCTTTCTAAAGCGAACTTACCCACTTCCATGTCTCGACCCG AGATGGGTTCGCGAATGCGTAGATGCTCTCATAAAGGCTGGAAGAGAGCCTTCAATTGAAAACGTT CACACTGAATTTCTTTATTCTGATCTATCGATGTGCACGCGAGAATCGCCGACTTTCCCAGAAGGAGGACTACATGATATAATTATCTTTCCCAGGCCGACTCTCCTCCAGATCCACGCCATAACTGAAGTTGGTCACTCGGCTTACCAGATTCAGACCGTGATGGAACAGCGGTCAGAGGTCCTTTCTGGCCGGACTCGAATAAGAGGacttgatgatgacgaagagaatgaagtggaagaagggaaagtgCCGCCATACCCTCGTGGGATGCTGAGACTAGAACTTGGAGATGGTAGGAGAATCGTGCGGGCCATGGAGTATAAGCGAATCAATGACTTTGTTCTGGGACAAACGTCTCTGGGTTCCAAA GTTGTTGTCCAGAACGTCAAAGTTCTTCGTGgaatcctcctcctcacaCCCGAGAACTGTCGTTTCCTCCCTGATAGCTGTGTCGAAGAATTGGAAGATTTACAAAGGGATCAATTTGTCAGTGATCTGCAAAGAAGACTTGGAAAGCTTGATCCCGATGAGGAGGGTAATGGGCTGGTCAATCCCCCGCCAGTGATACCTCCCCCTGTGAGGGGCCCAGGGGTGCGAACTTCGAAACGAGCTCGCAATGCACCACGCCAACCGACGAGGGCATCTGCGGCCCAACCTATCCAAGCTACTCCTCAGAGCCCTGTCCCGTTGGATCGACATGTTTCCAAACGCTCTGTCCCTTCTAATGCTGTTGCGGATCCCTCCAACAGTAATAAGGGACAACatgctgctgttgttgaagaCGACGATCTTGATGGGTTTGACGACTTTGATGAGAGTTTTCTGCGGCAAGTGGACGAAGCAGAGTCTCGCGCATATGCTATCCAGGCTAATTTGGTTTCCCGGCCTGCGCCCGTTGAAGTTCGTCTCTACGAGagtgatgacgatgatttCATGATTCTCGACGAGTCCACGATCCGCCAACTTGATTACGTCGAGGCTCAAGCAAAGCAAAGGCAAACAAGTAGTGCCATCACCGAAACAAAATCTGTCTCAACGCGGAAAAGACGTTCCATGGCAAATGAAGTCGATGATctggaggatgacgagTTTGAACTCAATGAGAGTTTCATTCGACAAGTAGACGAGGCAGAAGCTCTAGCCTTGGCGAGCTCTTCATCGACAAAAAAGACAGCACGACAAGGCgctgcttcttcgtcgACGACAAGATCAGCCACCACGTCAGCAGTGACGAATGCCATAAAAAACAGGGCAGTGCAAAGTAACAAAGACGTTGTATGGAAACAGACATTTTCGACGGATATTTCATCTGATGTAGAAGTGGATTCGCAGAAGGAGAATCGTGTACCAGAGATTATAGAGATATCTGACTAA
- a CDS encoding replication factor C subunit 2/4: MASRSSSNNKGISATAKHIDAEGYEMPWVEKYRPVLLDDIVGNSDTIDRLKVIAEDGNVPHIIISGMPGIGKTTSIHCLAHALLGEAYKEGVLELNASDERGIDVVRNKIKSFAQRKVTLPPGRHKIIILDEADSMTAGAQQALRRTMEIYSNTTRFALACNMSNKIIEPIQSRCAILRYSKLNDAEVLKRLKEICDMESIKYNDEGLAALIFTAEGDMRQAINNLQSTWSGFGFVNQDNVFKICDQPHPIVIRQMIKDCQHGKIDEALARINALWDQGYSAVDIVVTVFRVVKGMEELPEYLKLEFIREIGWTHMRVLEGVGTLVQLGAMIARLTKLTLPPNALKI, encoded by the exons ATGGCATCCAGATCGTCATCGAACAATAAAGGTATCTCGGCCACTGCCAAACATATTGATGCTGAGGGTTACGAAATGCCCTG GGTCGAGAAATATCGCCCAGTCCTTTTGGACGATATTGTCGGCAACTCCGATACCATTGATCGGTTGAAGGTCATTGCAGAGGATGGTAACGTACCgcatatcatcatctctggTATGCCAGGTATCGGAAAAACGACTTCTATACATTGTCTGGCGCATGCGCTTCTCGGAGAAGCGTACAAGGAGGGAGTACTGGAACTGAATGCGTCCGATGAACG AGGTATCGACGTAGTCCGAAACAAGATAAAGTCGTTCGCTCAAAGAAAGGTCACCCTCCCACCTGGAAGACACAAAATCATCATTCTCGATGAAGCAGATTC AATGACAGCCGGTGCTCAGCAAGCCCTTCGTCGAACTATGGAAATCTACTCCAACACCACTCGATTCGCCCTCGCCTGTAACATGTCTAACAAGATCATTGAACCTATCCAAAGTCGATGTGCAATTTTAAGATATAGCAAGCTCAATGATGCCGAGGTATTAAAGCGGCTTAAGGAAATTTGCGATATGGAGAGC ATCAAATACAACGATGAAGGCCTCGCAGCACTCATTTTCACTGCTGAAGGTGACATGCGTCAAGCAATTAATAATCTTCAATCTACCTGGTCAGGTTTTGGTTTCGTCAACCAAGATAACGTATTCAAAATCTGCGATCAACCCCATCCTATTGTCATTCGCCAAATGATCAAAGACTGCCAGCATGGCAAAATTGATGAGGCCCTTGCAAGAATAAACGCATTGTGGGATCAAGGATACTCGGCGGTGGATATTGTTGTAACCGTGTTCAGAGTTGTCAAAGGTATGGAGGAGTTGCCGGAGTATTTGAAGTTGGAGTTCATCCGG GAGATTGGCTGGACTCATATGCGTGTCCTTGAAGGCGTTGGGACGCTCGTCCAATTGGGCGCCATGATTGCTCGTCTGACCAAATtaactcttcctccaaacGCCCTCAAAATATAG